Proteins from a genomic interval of Lysobacter stagni:
- a CDS encoding pilus assembly protein PilM, which translates to MGIVTKSQPALVGVDISSTAVKLLQLSRAGNRYRVEHYAVEPLPPNAVVEKNIVEVEAVGEAIRRAVARSGTRIKHAAAAVAGSSVITKVIPMPADLDEDDLESQVELEAVNYVPYPIEEVSHDFEVLGPMPGSPDTLQVLLAASRSENVEVRASALEIGGLTPKVMDVEAFALENAFALVADQLGGPRDGLVALVDSGATMTTLNVLRQGRSLYAREQVFGGKQLTDEVMRRYGLSYEEAGLAKRQGGLPESYEAEVLEPFKEAMVQQISRLLQFFYAGSEHNRVDQIVLAGGCASIAGIAEMVEEQLGVPTTIANPLAHMTLGPRVQAHALAQDAPALMIACGLALRSFD; encoded by the coding sequence TGTTGCAGCTCTCCCGGGCCGGCAACCGCTACCGCGTCGAGCATTACGCGGTCGAGCCGCTGCCGCCCAATGCCGTCGTCGAGAAGAACATCGTCGAGGTCGAGGCGGTGGGCGAGGCCATCCGGCGCGCAGTCGCGCGTTCGGGCACGCGCATCAAGCATGCGGCCGCGGCCGTGGCCGGCTCTTCGGTGATCACCAAGGTCATCCCGATGCCGGCCGACCTCGATGAGGACGACCTGGAATCGCAGGTCGAACTTGAAGCGGTCAACTACGTGCCGTACCCCATCGAAGAAGTCAGCCACGACTTCGAAGTGCTGGGTCCGATGCCCGGCAGCCCGGACACGCTGCAGGTGCTGCTGGCCGCGTCGCGTTCGGAGAACGTCGAGGTCCGCGCTTCGGCGCTGGAGATCGGCGGCCTCACCCCGAAGGTGATGGACGTGGAAGCCTTCGCGCTGGAGAACGCCTTCGCGCTGGTCGCCGACCAGCTGGGCGGTCCGCGCGACGGCCTGGTCGCCCTGGTCGACTCGGGCGCCACCATGACCACCCTCAACGTCCTGCGCCAGGGCCGCAGCCTGTACGCACGCGAGCAGGTCTTCGGCGGCAAGCAGCTCACCGACGAGGTGATGCGCCGCTACGGACTGAGCTACGAGGAAGCCGGTCTGGCCAAGCGCCAGGGCGGTCTGCCGGAAAGCTACGAAGCCGAGGTGCTGGAGCCCTTCAAGGAGGCGATGGTCCAGCAGATCAGCCGTCTGCTGCAGTTCTTCTACGCCGGCAGCGAGCACAACCGCGTCGACCAGATCGTCCTCGCCGGCGGTTGCGCCTCCATCGCCGGCATCGCCGAGATGGTCGAGGAGCAGCTCGGCGTGCCGACCACCATCGCCAACCCGCTCGCCCACATGACCCTTGGGCCGCGCGTGCAGGCGCATGCACTGGCCCAGGACGCGCCGGCGCTGATGATCGCCTGCGGCCTCGCCCTGAGGAGCTTCGACTGA